One window from the genome of Micromonospora aurantiaca ATCC 27029 encodes:
- a CDS encoding class F sortase, with product MPPPAASRPWYPPSADPPALRPRPAGPPPVEPPPASPGGRDRGRGSWSKPLAVVLVLVGVFATGAGLGRTAGPFDFADASTGSSRSNGSGAVAPASAAAPVRKPASRPVRLAVPAIKVNAPVTPVGQAKDGSVDVPPLTEHDQTGWYDRGAVPGDPGRAIIVGHVDTKSGPAVFYRLRSLKPGARIQVTRADRSVVTFKVDSVEYFDKANLPAARVYGDSGPAELRLITCGGEWVGGRTGYQDNVIVFASLAS from the coding sequence ATGCCGCCGCCCGCCGCGTCGCGACCGTGGTACCCGCCGTCGGCCGATCCGCCGGCCCTGCGTCCCCGGCCCGCCGGGCCGCCGCCTGTAGAACCGCCACCGGCGTCGCCGGGCGGGCGGGACCGGGGCCGGGGTTCCTGGTCGAAGCCGCTGGCAGTGGTGCTGGTGCTTGTCGGTGTGTTCGCCACCGGGGCCGGGCTCGGGCGCACGGCCGGGCCGTTCGACTTCGCCGACGCGTCCACCGGGTCGAGCCGGTCGAACGGGTCGGGCGCGGTGGCCCCGGCGAGTGCCGCCGCCCCGGTCCGGAAGCCGGCGAGCCGGCCGGTACGCCTGGCGGTGCCGGCCATCAAGGTCAACGCGCCGGTCACCCCGGTCGGGCAGGCGAAGGACGGCTCGGTGGACGTGCCGCCGCTGACCGAGCACGACCAGACCGGCTGGTACGACAGGGGAGCGGTGCCCGGCGACCCGGGCCGGGCGATCATCGTGGGTCACGTCGACACCAAGAGCGGGCCGGCCGTCTTCTACCGGCTGCGCTCGCTGAAGCCCGGCGCCCGGATCCAGGTGACCCGCGCCGACCGCAGCGTGGTGACCTTCAAGGTGGACAGCGTCGAGTACTTCGACAAGGCGAACCTGCCCGCCGCCCGGGTCTACGGCGACTCGGGTCCGGCCGAGCTGCGCCTGATCACGTGCGGCGGCGAGTGGGTCGGCGGCCGTACCGGCTACCAGGACAACGTGATCGTCTTCGCGTCCCTGGCGAGCTGA
- a CDS encoding antibiotic biosynthesis monooxygenase family protein, translated as MAVVKINAIDVPSGVGEELEKRFAARAGAVENSPGFLGFELLRPVAGDTRYFVYTRWETEEAYQAWAQGPSRAAHAEGGEPRKPVATGATLLEFEVVQQVPAKP; from the coding sequence ATGGCTGTCGTGAAGATCAACGCGATCGACGTCCCGTCCGGCGTCGGCGAGGAGCTGGAGAAGCGGTTCGCGGCCCGGGCCGGCGCGGTGGAGAACTCCCCCGGTTTCCTCGGCTTCGAGCTGCTGCGCCCGGTCGCCGGGGACACCCGCTACTTCGTGTACACGCGCTGGGAGACCGAGGAGGCGTACCAGGCGTGGGCGCAGGGCCCGTCGCGGGCCGCGCACGCCGAGGGCGGCGAACCCCGCAAGCCCGTCGCCACCGGCGCCACCCTGCTGGAGTTCGAGGTCGTCCAGCAGGTCCCCGCCAAACCCTGA